From one Luteolibacter sp. SL250 genomic stretch:
- a CDS encoding DNRLRE domain-containing protein, with protein MRSFPKNTYLALAAAMAFPAMGAASAAPVPVPVTVAFQNGVNDYYGTVDRRIGYQPNDGFATSWFAVDGGDKATDDANSSSVLMRFEDIENQIPAGAKIIKAEIILTQGTGGNDHSGDAFSIYRLMHEFTSDSDIGEGKDFGADGLVGDVDMIVGSFSPPNTASTASKVSGDVTRAVQSWVDGSPNHGIGIRCDRGTNAWVFGTAGGAQGNRPRLEVTYILGEDVQAHSFQKGLNGYEDSFDIYVNQSDGEDVPTYFTKPGKDYPAIFIDSIDPPNPDPDNPGMIKFGNVENLMAGRRIESAKLRIVTGFLSSASDSPGPFTFHRMLVPFSEASIYSDFAGDAGAMLTAGQIGPSMGSISTIADCEVVDIDISEAVKAWAAGEPNHGIYIGAGTNNGWQIFTTGVNQVSINGGTMDGVSFRPELHVVSTLPLPVNLTFPETNTRHVIGTPITFQATAAPKAPATVAKVEFLIDGEVIGTDTQAPFTFSYPADKLGNYVLTARLTDSADDVTDSETVAFSVVPPAGMGGLYFDGLSDHVALGDPAELKLGTFTVETWFKRETKGVTTTTGTGGVTAIPLVAKGRNQAENSTLDTNWFLGIRESDGTLMGDFESIAVPSADPAIAAGKNVPITGVTPVAYGEWNHAAMTFDGTFFRLYLNGNLEREIDAKGAVPRADSIQHASIATAMNSTGLGEGAFGGFMDEVRIWNVARTPEQIRLKLNSEVTSETGLAARWGMTEGSGTTITSSVTPAVTGTFGSTPIWSSGALFNDNALPTVSFTAPANGGIYPVGQVVNIEVAAADPDGSVAKVEYYDNGALSHTATTAPFSYPYSVLSGNRRFTAVITDTLGGSTTTDVGLLLTGTVAPPTVQGLTVGIIDGGDQELALEIPPVVPAPWAVVAATAGPLSFTNPGTLSGEIDVQINGSNVPLASGVLLTTNVVLDGNTSALDNHAAPYVENGNYRVVNWDNNGPGELQPVTTRESSSFSMGFFPYSKGWIGTTINADGTVLEGAGALPAGVTVTNTAAGSYRIAGLPVTGNVIVVSAGKESDDVATVRRSGTDYWEVLTRDNNQSAENSAFTFLFIPDGTGGVLSGQIQNAAEVAGLNREAAMVGVHTRQSVQGYEITFGDGSLINPSNTALFISGDGGVGNGADNIYSYFANGNSFTVFSHDLPGLNGVFQAGGFRFLAVPLDPRVPGNDEVAVSVTKAFGTEGAADDNTLVFTVGRSGSTDAALPVNYTLGGTATAGSDYTAPSGVVTIPAGQASARVTLNILDDLVLETDETVEMTLTAGGGYSLSPYISTFGTIRNAASNVESTTVTFQDGLNGYAGTFQRRISRDPKNTTATDAALNGGMNPGSSTPQQSYGMDGGIPDINDMLRFDNIIGSGPGQIPAGARVLKAEISMLTIVAGNAQSGGPFAVGRLTEPVTYDTTYSMVHGGAGDTVSGIRGIVDRDKLSAGFGQAIQGEWSTADVTAVVREWVENGLPNHGFGLFASGTEDAWSYCTIGNNTPVNRPKLIITYTTVPTERYDLVADRSAVFNSRPDSATTDGATITNQGYIRTAPNDTQEAMIRFPLVFDNDITGAIPLDREIVKAELMIRTGGNNDSWTSGAAAIHQVITPWTTTTNFGLNGARIGTDVAASSTAVRGMGRNTYAWTDVTSIVRNWRAGAANEGFSLKLNNAQNWGFHFPGDLTPEFVPVLRITTNRGADVPVETPFEEWARLEGSAGIAMDDDSDGDGILALAEYAMGFNPKAHNLLPGVTRSGDNVSISFPKGALAAADAKVSYQILSSINLVDWEEETAAVQTASAISLARTDGETKKFYRLKVVLAP; from the coding sequence ATGAGATCATTTCCAAAAAACACATATCTTGCGCTGGCCGCCGCGATGGCGTTTCCGGCCATGGGCGCCGCCTCCGCGGCGCCGGTCCCGGTGCCGGTGACGGTTGCTTTCCAGAACGGCGTAAACGACTACTACGGTACCGTTGACCGCCGCATCGGCTACCAGCCGAACGATGGCTTCGCAACGTCGTGGTTCGCCGTCGATGGTGGCGACAAGGCCACGGACGATGCGAACAGCTCCAGCGTCCTGATGCGCTTCGAGGACATCGAGAACCAGATCCCCGCCGGTGCGAAGATCATCAAGGCGGAGATCATCCTCACCCAGGGAACGGGCGGGAATGACCACAGCGGTGACGCGTTCTCCATCTACCGCCTGATGCATGAGTTCACCAGCGACTCCGACATCGGGGAGGGCAAGGACTTCGGGGCGGACGGTCTCGTCGGTGATGTGGACATGATCGTCGGCAGTTTCAGCCCGCCGAACACCGCCTCCACCGCCTCCAAAGTCTCCGGGGACGTCACCCGCGCGGTGCAGTCATGGGTGGACGGCAGCCCGAACCACGGAATTGGCATCCGCTGCGACCGCGGCACCAACGCCTGGGTCTTCGGCACCGCCGGCGGCGCCCAGGGGAACCGCCCCAGGCTGGAGGTGACCTACATCCTCGGTGAGGACGTCCAGGCGCACTCCTTCCAAAAGGGATTGAACGGCTATGAGGACAGCTTCGACATCTACGTGAACCAGAGCGACGGGGAGGATGTTCCAACCTACTTCACCAAACCTGGCAAAGACTACCCTGCGATCTTCATCGACAGCATCGACCCTCCCAACCCGGATCCCGACAACCCCGGGATGATCAAGTTCGGGAATGTGGAGAACCTCATGGCAGGCCGCAGGATCGAGTCCGCGAAGCTGCGCATCGTGACCGGTTTCCTGAGCAGCGCTTCCGACAGTCCCGGCCCGTTCACCTTCCACCGCATGCTGGTTCCGTTCAGCGAGGCGTCCATCTATTCGGATTTCGCCGGTGACGCGGGGGCCATGCTCACCGCCGGCCAGATCGGGCCGTCGATGGGTTCCATCTCGACGATCGCCGACTGCGAGGTCGTGGACATCGATATTTCCGAAGCGGTGAAGGCATGGGCGGCGGGAGAGCCGAACCATGGCATCTACATCGGCGCGGGGACCAACAACGGCTGGCAGATCTTCACCACCGGTGTGAACCAGGTCTCCATCAACGGCGGTACGATGGACGGTGTTTCATTCCGTCCGGAGCTGCACGTTGTTTCGACCCTGCCGCTGCCGGTGAACCTGACGTTCCCGGAAACAAACACCCGCCACGTCATCGGAACCCCCATCACCTTCCAGGCCACCGCCGCGCCGAAAGCGCCGGCCACCGTCGCGAAGGTGGAGTTCCTCATCGACGGTGAAGTCATCGGCACGGATACCCAAGCTCCCTTCACCTTCAGCTATCCGGCGGACAAGCTGGGCAACTACGTGCTGACGGCACGCCTGACGGACAGCGCGGACGACGTCACCGACAGTGAGACGGTGGCATTCTCCGTCGTCCCTCCCGCCGGGATGGGCGGACTTTACTTCGATGGTCTCTCGGACCACGTGGCGCTGGGCGATCCCGCGGAGCTGAAGCTGGGCACCTTCACGGTGGAAACCTGGTTCAAGCGTGAGACGAAGGGCGTCACCACCACCACCGGAACCGGCGGTGTGACCGCCATCCCGCTCGTCGCGAAAGGCCGCAACCAGGCGGAGAACTCGACCCTCGACACCAACTGGTTCCTTGGCATCCGCGAATCCGACGGCACCCTGATGGGTGACTTCGAGTCCATCGCGGTTCCCTCCGCCGATCCTGCGATCGCCGCCGGAAAGAATGTTCCGATCACGGGCGTGACCCCTGTTGCCTACGGCGAGTGGAACCACGCGGCGATGACCTTCGACGGCACGTTCTTCCGCCTCTATCTGAACGGAAACCTGGAGCGCGAGATCGACGCGAAAGGTGCGGTGCCCCGCGCCGACAGCATCCAGCACGCGTCCATCGCCACCGCGATGAACTCGACCGGCCTGGGCGAAGGCGCCTTCGGCGGTTTCATGGATGAGGTCCGCATCTGGAACGTCGCCCGCACCCCGGAGCAGATCCGCCTCAAGCTGAACTCCGAAGTCACCTCCGAAACCGGCCTCGCCGCCCGCTGGGGGATGACGGAAGGATCCGGCACCACCATCACCAGCAGCGTCACCCCGGCGGTGACCGGTACCTTCGGCAGCACTCCGATCTGGAGTTCTGGAGCGCTGTTCAACGACAACGCGCTGCCGACGGTGAGCTTCACCGCGCCAGCCAACGGCGGAATTTATCCGGTCGGTCAGGTGGTCAACATCGAGGTCGCCGCAGCGGATCCCGATGGATCCGTAGCGAAGGTGGAATACTATGACAACGGCGCGCTGTCCCACACCGCGACCACGGCTCCGTTCTCCTATCCCTACAGCGTCCTTTCCGGCAACCGCCGCTTCACCGCGGTGATCACGGACACCCTGGGGGGAAGCACCACGACGGATGTCGGCCTGCTGCTCACCGGCACCGTGGCCCCTCCCACCGTGCAGGGTCTCACCGTCGGCATCATCGACGGTGGTGACCAGGAACTCGCGCTCGAGATCCCGCCGGTCGTCCCCGCCCCATGGGCGGTTGTCGCCGCGACGGCCGGGCCGCTGAGCTTCACCAACCCGGGCACCCTGTCCGGTGAGATCGACGTCCAGATCAACGGCTCCAACGTGCCGCTGGCCTCCGGTGTCCTCCTCACCACCAACGTGGTCCTGGACGGAAATACCTCCGCGCTGGACAACCACGCCGCCCCGTATGTGGAGAACGGCAACTACCGGGTGGTCAACTGGGACAACAACGGGCCTGGTGAGCTCCAGCCCGTCACCACCCGGGAGTCCTCCTCCTTCTCCATGGGCTTCTTCCCTTACAGCAAGGGCTGGATCGGCACCACCATCAATGCGGACGGAACCGTCCTGGAAGGCGCGGGCGCGCTCCCGGCCGGTGTGACCGTCACCAACACCGCCGCAGGCAGCTACCGCATCGCCGGTCTTCCGGTCACCGGCAACGTCATCGTCGTGTCCGCAGGAAAGGAATCGGACGACGTGGCGACGGTGAGGCGCAGCGGAACGGACTACTGGGAAGTCCTCACCCGTGACAACAACCAGAGCGCGGAGAACAGTGCCTTCACCTTCCTCTTCATTCCGGACGGAACCGGTGGCGTCCTCAGCGGACAGATCCAGAACGCGGCGGAAGTCGCGGGCCTGAACCGTGAGGCGGCCATGGTCGGCGTCCACACCCGCCAGAGCGTGCAGGGCTATGAGATCACCTTCGGTGACGGCAGCCTGATCAATCCGTCGAACACCGCTCTCTTCATCTCCGGTGACGGTGGTGTGGGCAACGGTGCGGACAACATCTACTCCTACTTCGCCAACGGGAATTCCTTCACGGTCTTCTCCCACGACCTGCCGGGTCTCAACGGCGTCTTCCAGGCCGGCGGCTTCCGCTTCCTGGCGGTGCCACTGGACCCCCGCGTTCCGGGCAATGATGAAGTGGCGGTCAGCGTGACCAAGGCCTTCGGCACGGAAGGTGCCGCCGATGACAACACGCTCGTCTTCACCGTCGGCCGTTCCGGCTCCACGGATGCCGCACTCCCGGTGAACTACACCCTCGGCGGCACCGCCACGGCGGGCAGCGACTACACGGCTCCGTCCGGCGTCGTCACTATTCCCGCCGGGCAGGCATCCGCACGCGTCACCCTCAACATCCTGGATGACCTCGTCCTGGAAACGGATGAAACGGTGGAAATGACCCTCACCGCGGGCGGCGGCTACTCGCTCAGCCCCTACATCAGCACCTTTGGCACCATCCGCAACGCGGCTTCCAATGTGGAAAGCACGACCGTCACCTTCCAGGACGGTCTGAACGGCTATGCCGGCACCTTCCAGCGTCGGATTTCCAGGGATCCGAAGAACACCACAGCTACGGATGCCGCGCTCAACGGCGGCATGAACCCGGGTTCCAGCACTCCACAGCAGAGCTACGGCATGGACGGCGGTATCCCGGACATCAATGACATGCTCCGCTTCGACAACATCATTGGCAGCGGCCCGGGCCAGATCCCGGCGGGCGCGCGGGTGCTGAAGGCGGAGATCTCCATGCTGACCATCGTCGCGGGCAACGCGCAGTCCGGCGGACCGTTCGCGGTCGGACGCCTCACGGAGCCGGTGACGTATGACACGACCTACTCGATGGTCCACGGCGGTGCCGGGGATACTGTCAGCGGCATCCGCGGCATCGTTGACCGTGACAAGCTGTCGGCCGGATTCGGTCAGGCGATCCAGGGAGAATGGTCTACGGCGGATGTGACCGCGGTCGTCCGCGAGTGGGTGGAGAATGGCCTTCCGAATCACGGCTTCGGCCTGTTCGCCAGCGGCACGGAGGATGCATGGAGCTACTGCACCATCGGCAACAACACCCCGGTCAACCGTCCGAAACTGATCATCACCTACACCACGGTGCCCACGGAGCGCTACGACCTCGTGGCCGACCGCAGCGCCGTGTTCAACTCCCGCCCGGACTCCGCCACCACCGACGGTGCCACCATCACCAACCAAGGCTACATCCGGACCGCGCCGAATGACACCCAGGAAGCGATGATCCGCTTCCCGCTGGTGTTCGACAACGACATCACCGGAGCCATCCCGCTCGACCGTGAGATCGTGAAGGCGGAGCTGATGATCCGCACCGGCGGCAACAATGACTCATGGACCTCCGGTGCCGCGGCCATCCACCAGGTCATCACGCCATGGACGACCACCACCAACTTCGGCCTGAATGGCGCGAGGATCGGCACCGACGTGGCGGCCAGCTCCACCGCGGTGCGCGGCATGGGACGCAACACCTACGCCTGGACGGATGTGACCTCCATCGTCCGCAACTGGCGGGCGGGTGCGGCCAACGAAGGCTTCAGCCTGAAGCTGAACAACGCCCAGAACTGGGGCTTCCACTTCCCCGGTGACCTGACGCCGGAGTTCGTGCCGGTCCTCCGCATCACCACCAACAGGGGCGCCGACGTCCCCGTGGAAACGCCATTCGAAGAATGGGCGCGTCTCGAAGGCAGCGCCGGCATCGCGATGGATGATGACAGCGACGGTGACGGCATCCTTGCCCTGGCCGAGTATGCGATGGGCTTCAACCCGAAGGCGCACAACCTGCTCCCCGGTGTGACCCGCAGCGGAGACAACGTCTCCATTTCCTTCCCGAAGGGAGCGCTCGCCGCCGCGGATGCGAAGGTCAGCTACCAGATCCTCAGCAGCATCAACCTCGTGGACTGGGAGGAGGAAACCGCGGCCGTCCAGACCGCCTCCGCCATCTCCCTGGCCAGAACCGACGGTGAAACGAAAAAATTCTACCGCCTGAAGGTCGTCCTCGCACCTTGA
- a CDS encoding Ig-like domain-containing protein, whose protein sequence is MRPLLFSAFITLPLHAATEFGTIQVRQNNGGNESSSVTLTQAPGGSSSNLVTGGNRADYNLNLKNTDDPAAGVLLSSVAQTIRDDSAVGGPAAGQHHATTAVQTSGTRYYIPTFRSPEGDEANINASFVFLPYDTWLGGVAENAENGGPITTLTSSPGLVRGTHFIDSTSTEGIYQLRLSALVADASQNGILLVSGAKNEDNFALSKANSDGTFTIYCHDNGVNGDEYENDPVAFGYLPTSAVGTNGLVAMARVNGNATTDVSGGTFTVTKGGTGQWYITIPGHSATTGVLIVSPEGGVGNNADNIVSVEWDGDNGRWIVESRDLPELPLQNMSAGTDDAFSFAFFSTTANAGTPPSVTLTAPANNTTVQQGTAVTLSATATDDSGVSMVRFFDGEKLISEDRTAPYQFVWGNPPLGFHSINARATDNQGLVTRSSTANLSVTPAPGTGGLFFDGYNDHVNLGKPTAHQLTKFTIECWFRREPGGVSVNSGGLQAIPLIAKGRSDGTGSDFFLGIDEDSGKLAADFKDAAVGENHPLIGSTTLTHGVWYHAAASFDGSAWKLYLNGNLEAEGDTGNQAPSPDADRNTAYGSAMNASGTPAGYFLGMMDEVRVWNRARTEAEIRSGMNGAPPSTTGLVTRHSMAETSGTTLTDGSGSGVAGTLTNGVFRTQGAPFNLNVPPDITPTAPTDQQAGVIHDPALAVTTSDADNSSLTVRWFGRKTDGGPLSDFSVVALPDTQWYSENEGGNLAAIFSAQTDWIVAQRNALKIAAVLHLGDITQNGDNPSTSTEQWNNASTAMYRLENPLTTMLPHGIPYSMAVGNHDQTPIGNADGTTTGYNRFFGVHPTTGLNHFRNRPYYGGTSVPDSADNNYITFSAGGLDFIVITFEFDTTQDEDDLAWADALLRSHPNHCGIITTHWTVGTGNPASFSPQGQEIYEALKGNPNLILMHGGHIAGEGRRSDTYQGRTVHSLLADYQSRERGGDGWLRILTFRPAQNRVDIQTYSPTLNRYETDGDSRFSLDVDLSGRGRPFVELGSRTAAPGATSFTWTGRAPATRYEWYAEVSDGKGVTRTPVRTFTTGGTQFPPTVSFTAPANGASFAQGAPVTLQVNAADSDGTVARVRYFSGTTQVGEATVPPFTFIWSDAPQGIHTLIARATDNSGLETAALPVEIEVTAAPTVTLTTTDGDAGEFGADRSLAFQVARTGSLTGDLDVRYTLSGTASPVVDFTALPGVVRIPSGQADAAITTTILPDDVAEGPETLILTLSPNAAYLTGTPSSAQAAIHDRPLGAWLHARGRTGHAGDQDGNGSPDLIDYYTGSNYGVRAISSTGGTFTATFPRAKGAEDVSAEVQWSSDLKTWHASGQTDGTRTASITTRTVSGPDEDPETVEATLTITDGPPAGTIFLRLAVRP, encoded by the coding sequence ATGCGGCCCCTCCTTTTTTCCGCCTTCATCACCCTGCCGCTGCACGCGGCCACCGAGTTCGGCACCATCCAGGTGCGGCAGAACAACGGCGGGAACGAATCGTCATCCGTCACGCTGACGCAGGCCCCGGGCGGATCATCGTCCAACCTGGTCACCGGAGGGAACCGCGCGGACTACAACCTGAATCTGAAAAACACGGATGATCCCGCCGCGGGCGTCCTGCTCTCCAGCGTGGCGCAGACCATCCGGGATGACAGCGCGGTGGGCGGCCCGGCGGCGGGCCAACACCACGCCACCACGGCGGTGCAGACATCCGGCACGCGCTACTACATCCCCACCTTCCGCTCGCCGGAGGGGGATGAGGCGAACATCAACGCATCCTTCGTCTTCCTCCCCTATGACACGTGGCTCGGCGGCGTGGCGGAGAACGCGGAAAACGGCGGCCCCATCACCACGCTGACCTCTTCCCCCGGCCTGGTGCGCGGCACGCATTTCATCGACTCCACCTCGACCGAGGGCATCTACCAGCTCCGGCTTTCCGCGCTGGTGGCGGATGCGTCCCAGAATGGCATCCTCCTGGTCTCCGGCGCGAAGAACGAGGACAACTTCGCGCTGTCCAAGGCCAACAGCGACGGCACCTTCACCATCTACTGCCATGACAACGGGGTGAACGGCGACGAGTATGAAAACGACCCCGTCGCCTTCGGCTACCTGCCGACGTCCGCCGTCGGGACCAATGGACTGGTGGCCATGGCCCGCGTGAACGGCAACGCCACCACGGACGTCTCCGGCGGCACCTTCACCGTGACAAAGGGCGGCACCGGCCAATGGTACATCACCATCCCCGGCCACAGCGCCACCACCGGCGTGCTCATCGTCAGCCCGGAAGGCGGCGTGGGGAACAACGCGGACAACATCGTCTCCGTGGAGTGGGACGGCGACAACGGACGCTGGATCGTCGAAAGCAGGGACCTGCCGGAGCTCCCGCTGCAGAACATGAGCGCGGGCACGGATGATGCGTTCAGCTTCGCCTTTTTCTCAACCACCGCGAATGCGGGCACACCTCCGTCCGTCACCCTCACCGCGCCGGCCAACAACACCACCGTCCAGCAGGGCACCGCCGTCACGCTGTCCGCCACCGCCACGGATGACAGCGGCGTTTCCATGGTCCGCTTCTTCGACGGTGAGAAGCTCATCTCGGAGGACCGCACCGCCCCCTACCAGTTCGTGTGGGGCAACCCACCGCTCGGCTTCCACTCGATCAACGCACGGGCCACGGACAACCAGGGCCTGGTCACACGGTCCTCCACCGCGAACCTTTCCGTCACCCCGGCGCCGGGCACGGGCGGCCTGTTCTTCGACGGCTACAACGATCATGTGAACCTGGGCAAACCCACCGCGCACCAGCTCACGAAATTCACCATCGAGTGCTGGTTCCGCCGGGAGCCGGGCGGCGTGTCCGTGAACAGCGGCGGGCTGCAGGCGATACCGCTGATCGCGAAGGGCCGCTCCGACGGCACGGGCAGCGACTTTTTCCTCGGCATCGACGAGGACAGCGGAAAGCTGGCCGCGGATTTCAAGGACGCCGCCGTGGGGGAGAACCACCCGCTCATCGGCTCCACCACGCTCACCCATGGCGTGTGGTACCATGCGGCGGCCTCCTTCGACGGCAGCGCGTGGAAGCTCTACCTGAATGGCAACCTGGAGGCGGAGGGCGACACCGGCAACCAGGCGCCGTCCCCGGACGCCGACCGCAACACCGCCTACGGCAGCGCGATGAACGCGTCCGGCACACCCGCGGGCTATTTCCTCGGCATGATGGATGAGGTGCGCGTCTGGAACCGCGCGCGGACGGAGGCGGAGATCCGCAGCGGCATGAACGGCGCGCCGCCGTCCACCACCGGACTGGTGACCCGCCACTCCATGGCGGAAACCTCCGGCACCACCCTCACGGATGGCAGCGGCTCCGGTGTGGCCGGCACCCTCACCAACGGCGTCTTCCGGACGCAGGGCGCGCCTTTCAACCTCAACGTCCCGCCGGACATCACCCCCACCGCACCCACCGACCAGCAGGCCGGCGTGATCCATGATCCCGCGCTGGCAGTCACCACCTCGGACGCTGACAACAGCTCCCTGACCGTGCGCTGGTTCGGCAGGAAAACGGACGGCGGCCCGCTCTCCGACTTCTCCGTCGTCGCCCTGCCGGACACGCAGTGGTATTCGGAAAACGAAGGCGGGAACCTGGCCGCGATCTTTTCCGCGCAGACGGACTGGATCGTCGCGCAGCGCAACGCGCTGAAAATCGCCGCCGTGCTCCACCTGGGGGACATCACGCAGAACGGCGACAATCCGTCCACCTCCACGGAGCAATGGAACAACGCCTCCACCGCCATGTACCGGCTGGAGAACCCGCTGACCACCATGCTGCCCCACGGCATCCCCTACTCCATGGCGGTGGGCAACCATGACCAGACGCCCATCGGGAATGCGGACGGCACCACCACCGGCTACAACCGCTTTTTCGGCGTCCACCCCACCACCGGGCTGAACCATTTCCGGAACCGGCCCTACTACGGCGGGACATCCGTCCCGGACAGCGCGGACAACAACTACATCACCTTCAGCGCGGGCGGGCTGGATTTCATCGTCATCACCTTCGAGTTCGACACCACCCAGGATGAGGATGATCTGGCATGGGCGGACGCACTCCTGAGATCCCACCCGAACCACTGCGGCATCATCACCACGCACTGGACGGTGGGCACCGGAAATCCGGCCTCCTTCAGCCCGCAGGGCCAGGAGATCTATGAAGCGCTGAAGGGCAACCCGAACCTCATCCTCATGCACGGCGGCCACATCGCCGGGGAGGGCCGCCGCTCGGACACCTACCAGGGCCGCACCGTCCACTCCCTGTTGGCGGACTACCAGAGCCGCGAAAGGGGTGGCGACGGCTGGCTGCGCATCCTCACCTTCCGCCCCGCGCAGAACCGCGTGGACATCCAGACCTACTCCCCCACGCTCAACCGCTATGAGACGGACGGGGACAGCCGCTTCAGCCTCGACGTGGATCTCTCCGGACGCGGCAGGCCCTTTGTTGAGCTGGGCAGCCGCACCGCCGCCCCAGGCGCCACTTCCTTCACCTGGACCGGCCGCGCCCCCGCGACGCGCTACGAGTGGTATGCGGAAGTGAGCGACGGGAAAGGCGTGACCCGCACACCCGTGCGCACCTTCACCACCGGCGGCACGCAGTTCCCGCCCACCGTCTCCTTCACCGCCCCGGCCAACGGCGCTTCCTTCGCGCAGGGCGCGCCGGTCACGCTGCAGGTGAATGCCGCCGACAGCGATGGCACCGTGGCGCGCGTCCGCTACTTCTCCGGCACCACCCAGGTCGGCGAAGCGACGGTTCCGCCGTTCACCTTCATTTGGAGTGACGCGCCGCAGGGCATCCACACCCTCATCGCCAGGGCCACGGACAACAGCGGACTGGAGACCGCCGCCCTGCCCGTGGAGATCGAGGTGACCGCCGCCCCCACCGTGACGCTCACCACCACGGACGGTGACGCGGGTGAGTTCGGCGCGGACCGCTCGCTCGCCTTCCAGGTGGCACGAACCGGCTCCCTCACCGGAGATCTGGACGTACGCTACACCCTTTCCGGCACCGCCTCCCCCGTGGTGGACTTCACCGCGCTGCCGGGAGTGGTCCGCATCCCGTCCGGACAGGCGGATGCCGCCATCACCACCACCATCCTGCCGGACGACGTGGCGGAGGGTCCGGAAACCCTCATCCTCACCCTGTCCCCGAACGCCGCCTACCTCACCGGCACCCCGTCCTCCGCCCAGGCGGCCATCCATGACCGCCCGCTGGGCGCGTGGCTCCACGCCCGGGGACGGACGGGCCACGCTGGAGACCAGGACGGCAACGGCTCGCCGGATCTCATCGATTACTACACAGGCAGTAATTACGGTGTCCGCGCCATCTCCTCCACCGGCGGCACGTTCACCGCCACCTTCCCCCGTGCGAAGGGCGCGGAGGATGTGAGCGCGGAGGTCCAATGGTCGTCCGACCTGAAAACGTGGCACGCCTCCGGACAGACGGACGGCACGCGCACCGCCAGCATCACCACCCGCACGGTCTCCGGCCCGGACGAGGATCCGGAGACCGTGGAGGCCACGCTCACCATCACCGATGGACCGCCCGCCGGCACCATCTTCCTGCGCCTGGCAGTCCGCCCATGA
- a CDS encoding tetratricopeptide repeat protein, translated as MKTLLFLLFASAAVLPATAHPDPAHSLAELDRHLAETPDDAMLHLRRAELLLRRNHPETARPSVVRALALSPDNPEIVLVSVRLAHAEGRLPQALAKAQEATRRFPEFPPAWKWLARLRKESGDANGAIDAKLRHVSFKDAVDPGDFLTAAAWVRERNDEGDPLLALSVLDQAVGVFGPIVALQQAAIPLEISLSRHEQALARVAALVRKYGPSASSSLLRADIHEAAGRHAEAAAACDSAIAMLDASAVKGDDPLAAIRGKILLRKEENLRKAR; from the coding sequence ATGAAGACGCTCCTTTTCCTGCTGTTCGCATCCGCGGCCGTCCTACCCGCCACCGCCCATCCGGACCCCGCCCACAGCCTGGCGGAACTGGACCGCCACCTGGCGGAGACACCGGACGACGCCATGCTCCACCTCCGCCGCGCGGAGCTGCTGCTGAGGAGGAACCACCCGGAAACCGCCCGCCCGTCCGTGGTGCGCGCGCTCGCCCTATCCCCTGACAATCCGGAGATCGTTCTGGTGTCCGTGCGGCTGGCCCATGCGGAAGGCCGACTGCCACAGGCGCTCGCGAAGGCACAGGAAGCGACACGCCGTTTTCCCGAATTCCCACCGGCCTGGAAATGGCTCGCCCGCCTGCGGAAGGAAAGCGGGGACGCGAATGGTGCCATCGACGCGAAGCTCCGCCATGTTTCGTTCAAGGACGCCGTGGATCCCGGCGACTTCCTGACCGCCGCCGCCTGGGTCCGGGAACGGAACGACGAGGGAGACCCGCTGCTGGCGCTGTCCGTACTCGATCAAGCGGTCGGCGTGTTCGGTCCCATCGTCGCGCTCCAGCAGGCCGCCATCCCTTTGGAAATCTCCCTTTCCCGGCACGAGCAGGCGCTCGCCCGCGTGGCCGCGCTGGTGAGGAAATACGGCCCGTCCGCATCCTCGTCATTGCTCCGCGCGGACATCCACGAAGCCGCAGGCCGTCACGCTGAGGCAGCGGCGGCCTGTGACTCCGCCATCGCCATGCTGGATGCCAGTGCAGTGAAGGGGGACGATCCGCTTGCGGCGATCCGGGGGAAGATTCTCCTCCGGAAAGAGGAGAATCTGCGGAAAGCCAGGTAA